The sequence below is a genomic window from Bacteroidales bacterium.
TACAATGCAGAAACCATCGCGGACCTGCCTGCGCCCGTCCGGCGCTATTTCAGCTATGCCCTGGTCGACGGACAGAAGTATATCAACTACCTCCGCCTGAAGCATTCCGGAACCTTCAAAACAGACAGGGACAAAAAATGGATGGATATTGAGGGGGAGCAATACTTCATTGCCAATCCCCCGGGCTTTCTCTGGATCGGGAAAACCAGCTCTTTCAAAGCCAAAGACAGTTATGTGGAGGGCGAAGGCAATTTGTCGGTATACCTTTTCGGACTGGTGAGAATCTTGAAAGAAGAAGGGGAAAAGGTCAACCAGGCTGAACTCCTGCGCTGGCTGGGAGAAAGTGTCTGGATGCCCACCAATTTCCTGCCCGACGAGCGTAAAACATGGTCGTCCTTGGACGATCATTCCGCCATGCTTACCTTCACCTATGAGGGCCTTACGGTCTATTACATCATAACTTTCGACGACGAAGGGCGCATTGTCAGCCTGGAAACGGAGCGGTATATGGGAGACAGGCTGGTACGCTGGAAGGGGGAGGTCAGCAACTATGTATGTCGGGACGGAATGATGGTGCCGGCCGACATCGAAGCCAGCTGGATGCTGGAGGATGGCAAATATCCCTATGCCCGTTTTCACGTGGAAGAATTTGAATACGACCATCCGGAAAAGTATTAAACCGCTAAATGGAAAAAACCATGTTCAGACCATTCCGCTTAACCGCCATATGTTCCCTGTTCGCATGCTGCAGCCTGGCATATGCAACTTCGAAACGAAACAGCCACAAAGCTGAATATTCTATGAAGATTGTGTGCAGGAAAAGCAAGCCCGGTTCCTTTTGTCAGTTACAAAATTGAGTTCTGATCGTCCATAAGTAGAGTGAAAACCATCAGGGGACTTCTGTGGCTCATTCCATTATCAACAATTACTGACCATTATTGAATACAAACATGAAAAAATCGATCATAAGCCTGCTATTAATAGTGCTAATAACAGCCTGCAAAAGCTCCTATCAGGGGGAGCTGCTGTTTATCGAGCCTGGCGAAGGCGATTCGTTCCGGTATCCCTATTTTCTGTTCATCCCGGATCAAGTTCCGGCCGGACAAAAGAGTTTTGTCATTGTGGAACCCAATAATTCAGGATTTGCAGACGATGACCTTCAAAAACATATTGAAAAGGCTGAAAGAATTGCAAGCCTGGATTTCTATCCGGGAAATTATGTGGCTCAAAACCTGAAATACCCGCTTCTGGTACCCGTCTTTCCACGCCAGAAATCTCAGTGGAAGATATATACCCATGCCCTGGACAGAGATGTGATTATTCAAAAAGACAAGCCGCTGGAACGATTAGATGAACAGCTCCTGGGAATGTTTAAAAATGCCCGCCACAAATTGAAGGCTATTCACATTGAAACAGAGGAGCGTTTTCTTATGACCGGATTCTCGGCTTCAGGAACCTTCGCAAACAGATTTACTCTCCTTCATCCTGATAAGGTTTTTGCGGTAGCCGGGGGAGGACTCAATGGCCTGTTGATGCTTCCTGTGGATACTTTGTTGGGAAAGGAAATCAGTTACCCTCTGGGCACCCATGATTTTTTTGACCTGACAGGAAAGGAATTTCAGAAGGAGCTGTTTCTTCAAACTCCCCAGTTCTATTATATGGGCGAGCTGGATGATAATGATGCGGTTCCTTACGATGATGCCTTCGATCAGGATGAAAGGGAATTGATCTACGAATTGCTGGGCAGGGAGATGCTGCCCCACCGGTGGAATCGCTGTGAGCTCATCTATATGCATGAAGGGGTCAATGCCCGGATCAGGACTTATGAAAACACGGGGCATGAGATTCCGGAGAATGTGAAACAGGAAATAGTCGAATTCTTCCAAAGGAACATCCAGGAAGGAATAAACATGCACCAATGACCAAATCAACTACCATGTTCAGAAAAAACCTTCAGATTGCATTTCATATAATGATCAGGCAAAAAGGCTACTCGCTGATCAACATTTTTGGCCTGGCGGTGGGCCTCGCCAGTTGCATTTTCATCCTGTTATGGATACAGGACGAACTGTCCTTTGATAAATTCCATGAAAAAGCAGACAGGATCTGCCTGGTAGGTTTGGATGCAAAGCTTGGAAACCAGGAGTTTAAAGGAGGGGCCAGTCCGCCTCCCATGGCCGATGCTCTCAGGGAGGGATTTACAGGGATTGAAAGTGCTGCCAGGCTGTATAAAACTCCCGACAGGCTTGTTAAATATGAAAACAGGATTTTTACCGAAGACAACTTCTATTATACAGATTCCACATTTTTCCATATTTTCTCCTTTCCTCTGCTTCAAGGTGATCCTGAATCGGCCCTCGATGAGCCCTATTCTGTAGTGATTACCCGGGAAATGAAAGAAAAGTATTTCGGAGACAGGGAAGCGCTGGGTGAGGTGCTCCGGATCGGCGGCAGCCAGGATTACCAAATAACCGGCATTTGTGAGAATGTATCCCGGCAGTCTCATTTCCGCTTTGATTTTCTCACTCCGTTTTCTTCTTTAACAGAGACCGACCATTTTAACTGGGGGAGCAATTTTGTCGGAACCTACGTTTTGCTTCATGAAAAATCATCTGCGGAAGAAATAAACAGACAGTTCCCAAAACTTCTGGAAAAGCATTTTGGGCCCATTATTCAAGCAGCAATGAATATAAGTCTCCAGGAATTTTATGAGGCGGGCAACAGGTATTCCTATTTTCTGGAACCCCTGGTGGATATTCATTTGCGTTCAAGCATGACCATGAAACCTGAAGGAAGTTCAGATATTATTTATGTTTATGTGCTATCTCTCATCGCTTTATTCATATTGATCATCGCCTGCATCAATTTTATAAATTTAAGCACTGCACGCTCCGCCTTGCGGGCAAAGGAAGTAGGGATTAAAAAAGTGCTGGGCTCCGGGCGCCGGCAGTTAATTTCCCAGTTTCTGGTCGAATCAGTGATTCTCTGCTTCATCTCTATGCTTGTTGCGATTCTTCTGGTTGAATTACTGCTGCCCTCCTTCAACCAGCTGACAGAGAAAAATCTTGATCTGGGATTACTGTCAAATCCGCTGATTCTTCCTGCATTAATATTGCTTAGTCTGTTTACCGGTTTTGCAGCGGGCAGTTATGCGGCTTTCTTTCAATCGTCGGTGGATATTATTTCTGTCCTGAAGGGGGCATTTTCCCATAAGATGAGATCGGGACTGATCAGAAACCTGCTGGTTTTTTTCCAGTTTTCCATTTCTATTGCCCTGATTATCTGCACTCTTACTGTTATTAACCAGATTCGGTTTGTTCAGAATATGGATACGGGATTCGATAAAGAGCAGATTATTGTAATCGAGCGATTTGACGTCCTGGGATCACAACAACTGGTATACAAAGAGGAGGCTCTCCGATATTCTGAAATTCTCGCAGCCAGTATCACAGAAAACGTGCCTGGAGGTGATTTTTCCGGGAACGGTATCCTGGTTGACGGAAGCAAGTCGACGGATATTCATATACTTAATAGATTCTATGCGGATTACGACCTTCCGGAAACCCTGGGCATATCCATGGCTGAAGGAAGATTCTTCTCCAAAGAGAATGCTACTGATTCAACAGCCATCATTGTAAATCAGGAAGCGGTCAGGTCCATGGACCTGGCCGATCCCCTCAACAAGTATCTTTTAGAACCATCGGTTCATGAAGTAAAAAAACCGGTCATAGGTATCGTGAAGGACTTTAATTTCCAATCTGCACATAAGCCCATTCAACCCATGGCGATAGAACTACGCGAAAATTCTGACCCGGGGCAGTTTCTTGTATTGCGCATCCAGGCTGAAAACAAGCAGGAAATTATTTCCCGCCTGAGCATCCTGTGGGACAAACTGTCGACCGATCAACCCTTTGAATACTTTTTTCTGGATGAAGAATTTGACAGGGCTTACCGGCAGGAAACAAAGCTCAGATCCGTGTATCTTATCTTTTCAATACTTGCCATTCTTATTGCATGCCTTGGCCTATACGGACTGGCATCATTTACCACTGAAAGAAAAACCAAAAACATAGGCATACGCAAAGCCATGGGGGCTTCAACCAAAGGGATCATTGCCCGGCTAAGCCTTGAATTCAATAAATGGGTCCTGATCTCCAATTTAATTGCCTGGCCTGCTGCCTATTTCCTGATGAAGAACTGGCTGGAGAATTTTGCCTTCCGGATTTCGCT
It includes:
- a CDS encoding ABC transporter permease: MTKSTTMFRKNLQIAFHIMIRQKGYSLINIFGLAVGLASCIFILLWIQDELSFDKFHEKADRICLVGLDAKLGNQEFKGGASPPPMADALREGFTGIESAARLYKTPDRLVKYENRIFTEDNFYYTDSTFFHIFSFPLLQGDPESALDEPYSVVITREMKEKYFGDREALGEVLRIGGSQDYQITGICENVSRQSHFRFDFLTPFSSLTETDHFNWGSNFVGTYVLLHEKSSAEEINRQFPKLLEKHFGPIIQAAMNISLQEFYEAGNRYSYFLEPLVDIHLRSSMTMKPEGSSDIIYVYVLSLIALFILIIACINFINLSTARSALRAKEVGIKKVLGSGRRQLISQFLVESVILCFISMLVAILLVELLLPSFNQLTEKNLDLGLLSNPLILPALILLSLFTGFAAGSYAAFFQSSVDIISVLKGAFSHKMRSGLIRNLLVFFQFSISIALIICTLTVINQIRFVQNMDTGFDKEQIIVIERFDVLGSQQLVYKEEALRYSEILAASITENVPGGDFSGNGILVDGSKSTDIHILNRFYADYDLPETLGISMAEGRFFSKENATDSTAIIVNQEAVRSMDLADPLNKYLLEPSVHEVKKPVIGIVKDFNFQSAHKPIQPMAIELRENSDPGQFLVLRIQAENKQEIISRLSILWDKLSTDQPFEYFFLDEEFDRAYRQETKLRSVYLIFSILAILIACLGLYGLASFTTERKTKNIGIRKAMGASTKGIIARLSLEFNKWVLISNLIAWPAAYFLMKNWLENFAFRISLGLWPFLLAALFALMIASLTVLYQAYRASLKNPIESLRFE